In the genome of Populus alba chromosome 11, ASM523922v2, whole genome shotgun sequence, one region contains:
- the LOC118040844 gene encoding uncharacterized protein codes for MAADVSSIVNSTRNSEILITKDLLGGFSKVSNKDLDLDLQVTKTWDAPHDFKSSGKVYSQRCNSVSSPLPSLNSMKHHKQKTAQESEVQDSKFPPLKFLEESCLELKLVPSSHCQSVCTLDKVKSALQRAEKETMTKKRSPPPPNPRTSDVKEDRNGTASSSTGVFAAACPGCLLYVITLKTNPKCPSCNSIVPSPSATKKPRIDLNASL; via the exons ATGGCAGCGGATGTCAGTTCAATCGTGAACAGTACTAGAAATTCAGAGATTTTGATCACAAAAGACTTGCTTGGAGGGTTTTCAAAGGTTTCTAACAAAGATTTGGATCTGGACTTACAAGTCACAAAAACTTGGGACGCGCCTCATGATTtcaag TCTTCAGGGAAGGTATACTCACAGAGATGTAATTCTGTAAGCTCACCATTGCCATCCCTTAACAGCATGAAGCACCACAAACAGAAAACAGCCCAAGAATCAGAGGTTCAAGATTCTAAGTTTCCACCATTAAAGTTCTTGGAAGAAAGTTGCCTGGAATTGAAACTTGTACCGTCGAGCCACTGTCAAAGTGTGTGCACGCTTGACAAGGTAAAATCTGCTTTGCAAAGAGCAGAGAAAGAGACCATGACTAAGAAGAGATCTCCTCCACCACCGAACCCACGAACCAGTGACGTCAAAGAAGACAGAAATGGCACTGCATCCTCCTCGACAGGAGTGTTCGCTGCTGCTTGTCCTGGTTGTTTGCTCTATGTGAttactttgaaaacaaatcccAAGTGCCCTAGTTGCAACTCTATCGTCCCATCTCCATCGGCTACAAAGAAGCCCAGAATTGACCTCAATGCTTCACTTTGA